The Gemmatimonadaceae bacterium genome contains the following window.
ATCCAAGGTGCCGGGCCGCGAGGCCGTACTCCGTCACGAGGTCCGTCCCGCTCATCAGGCGATTGTCGGTGTTGATGGAGACCTGCAGGCCCGCCTCGAAGTAGCGACGCAGCGGATGCTCGTCGAGGGCGCGGACCGCGTGCGTCTGCAGGTTGCTCGTCAGGCAGCACTCGATGGCGACGCCCTGCGCCTTCGCCTCAGCGAGCAAGGTGGGGTCCTCGATCAGCCGCGTGCCGTGTCCGATGCGGTGCGCCTGGCACTGGTGCATCGCCTCGGCCACCGATTCGGCGCCGGCGCCCTCACCCGCGTGGCAGGTACAGGGCAGGCCGTTGTCCACGGCATGGGCAAACGCCGCCCTGTGGAGCGCGGCCGGGTTCCCCGCCTCGCCGCCTGCGAGATCGAAGCCGACGACACCTCGGTCCTTGTAGTCGACGGCCAGCCGTGCGAGACCCAGCGAGGTCTCGGGCGACATGCTGCGGATGGCACACACGATGACCCGCGCGACGATGCCGTACTCGCGTTCCGCCCGCGCAAGCCCGCGCAGCGGCGCCTCCACCGTCTCGGCGAGCGAGAGTCCCCGCTCGATGTTGAGCACGGGGGCATAGCGCGTCTCGAGGTAACGCACGCCCTCCCGCGCGCAGTCCTCCGCGAGCTCGTAGGCCACACGCTCCAGCGACTCCGCCGTCTGCATCACGCTCAGCGTGTGGCCAAAGCGTGCGAGGTAGTCCTCGAGGTTTCGCGCGTCATCCACGCGCATGTAGTCGCGCAGGGCCTCGGGATCGTCGGCCGGCATTTCCACGCGCTGCTCGCGTGCCAACTCGAGCATCGTCGCGGGTCGCAGGGAGCCATCGAGATGGCAGTGCAACTCCGCCTTGGGCAAGCGACGGAGCAGCTCGCTCGTGATCGGCGGCACTCAGGCCTCGGTATCGCGGAGGGCGCGCGCGCTGACAACGCGCATCACGTAGCCGCCGTGCACCGACGTGTCGGCCGCGACAGGCAGTCCGCGGCTGTCCACGATGGCGCGGGTGCCGGCGCGCACCTCATCGGCCGCCGCGGCATCCGACGCGGCCACCGCGTCGAGCACGCTGCTGCCGGGCGACACCGAGACGCCCTTGCCGTTCACAAAGACCCGCAGCGCCTCGCTCACGGCGTCACCGCCTGGATGCGCGGCGCGGTGAGGGCAGGCGTCGCGGTCAGCGTGCCGTTGGGCAGCTTCCGCAGCTGCGCGATGAGCGCGTCGAGATCGATCACTCCGATTTCCTCCGGCGCGCTGCCCGCGCCCAGGCCGGCGCCATCGCCGCCGCTGGCCATGAAGTCCGACATGATGACCCGATACGTGAGGCGGTCGTTCAGGCGACGGCCATCGGCCATCGTCACCTGCCGCAGGCGGCTGCCGCTGGGTGCCGCGGGATCGTAGCGCAGCGTGGCGCCGCTGATGTGCACGCTGATGGATCGGCCACCCACGAGGCGCTCGAAGTAGCGGCGCAGCTCGGCGCCACGCACCGTGATCGCCACGAGCCGATTCGCGAAGGGCGAGACTTCATGCAGGTCGCCGTAGGTCACCCTGCCTTGGCGAATCTCCGCCCTGATGCCGCCGTTGTTCATCACGCCCACGTCGCCGTTGCCGGCGGCGCGCTGGGCGTCGGCGATCAGGTTGCCGAGCGCGTACTGGTTGCCTTCACGCGGGAAGCGCTCGGTGGCGGTCGCAATGACCTCGCCGACGCGAGGGGCGACTCGCGCCACTGCCTCTGCCACGATGCGTTCGACCGCCGGGTCGGGCACGATCGAATCGGAGACGACGTCGCGCACCACGGGTCGCTGCGGCGGCGAGCCCGGTGCAGGCCCGAGGTCCACGATGCCCAGGGCGCGCGTGCTCGAGCGCGCCTGCACGATCGGGATCCCGTTGACGATGGTGGCGACTTCCGAATGCGTGTGACCGGACACGATCGCGTCGACCGTGCCGGGCGCCAGCGTCCGGGCCAGCTCGATGATCTCGCCGCGACATTCGTCCGGCGCGTTGATGGTGCAGAACCCGCCGAGGTGCGCGACGACCACAACCCACTGCGCCCCGCGCTCGCGCAGCGAGGCAGCGCGCGCGGTGATGACGGGCGCCGGCGGCGCGAAGCGCAGATCGGCCACGTGCCGCGGCATCGTGGTGCGTGGCGTGGCGGGATCGGCGATGCCGATGATGCCGACGCGGCCGGCTGCCGTGCCCACCAGCGTGTCGTCGCGGATCCACGGCACGTCGCTGCCATCGGCGTAGGTGACGTTGGCGCCGAGGATGGCGGCGTCGAGGCCACGCATCCGGGCGCGCAGCGTGTCCTGGCCGTAGTCGAACTCGTGGTTGCCGAGCGCGTGGGCGGTGAAGCCCATCGCGTTGTAGACGGGCAGCGTCGCCGCACCGGTGGTGAGGTCGGACGCCGGCGTTCCGGTGAACAGATCGCCGCCGGAGAGCAGCAGCGTCGCGCAGGCAGGCGCACACTCAGCGCGGGCCTCGCGGACCATCGTGGCGATCTGCGCATAGCCGCCGCGATTGCCGTTCGCGCCATCGGGCCGCGGCCGGAAGGCTCCGTGCATGTCGTTCATCGCGATCACGCGCAACGTCGGACGCGGTGGAAGCAGCCGGTAGTTCTCCTCGTACACGTCCGAGGGTTGGATGCTGCCGCGCGTCTTCAGAAACTCGATGATGAGCTCGCGAATCTCGCGGCCGCCTTCGTAGACCACCGGCGCCCCGCGCAGCATGTCGTAGCCGCCGCCTCCGGACGCACGGTACGAGTTGATGGCGACCGTGAAGCTGTCCGAGTCGGCAACGGGCCGGCCGCGCCGCGCCAACTGCGTCACGCGATGCCCCATCGGCTGCGCGAGGTCGATCGTGTAGTCGAGCCCCTGCAGGATGTCGTAGTTGTAGCCCGGGATGCGCGGGTCCGGCCTGATGCGCAATCCGTTGGCGTCGGCGCCGACCGTCCAGTAGCGCGCACTATGCTCGAGGAAGGCGCGGATCTGCGCGCCGCTGAGGCGCAGTGCCCGCAGGGTGTTTTCGTACGGATACAGTACCGTGAGGCGTTCGACGGAGATCGGGCCCGGCGCGAAGCCGGCCTCGAGCGAGAACGCCGAGGCGATACTCAGCTCGGCGCCCGTCTCCTGGCGCTGGACGTAGTGGATCAAGTCGATGAGCGGCGTGTCACGCAGTCGCGCCGAGTCGCCGGCCCAAATGGCGTCGGTGCGCGCGACAACGGCGGTGGAGTAGGCCATCGCCGCGCGATGTGCACGCTCCACCGCGCGCACGACCACTTGCTGTTCGGGCCATCCACGCACGGGAACCGTGACGCCGGACTTTGACGCCACGCGCCACGCGCCGCCCGGCGCGCGCTCCAGCTCAAGCGTCGCGACGGCAACGCTGGTTGCCCAGTTCCGTGGCTGCATCACCATCACGCCATTGATGGTCGAGTCCGCCAGCTCGCGATGCGAGTGGCCAATCACCAGCAGGTCGATGCCCGGCACTTCCCGCGCGACGCGGGCCATCGGGTTCTCACTGGCCACGGCGGTGCCGACGGTGTCATACGAACTGACCTCGCCGAGTCCTGAGTGGGCCACGACGACGACGACATCCGCGCCCTCGGCGCGGGCGGCGCGGACCTCGGCGGGCAGGGCCGCCACGATGTCCGTGACCTCGACGCGGCCACGCAGGTTGTCGCGGTCCCAGATCATCGAGCCCGGCGTCGTGACGCCGATGATGGCGATCTTGGCGCCGCCGCGCGTCACGGTCAGGCGCGCCGGATACTCCCGCTTGCCGTCGAGGCGGCGCGTGTTGGCCGCGAGGAACGGGAAGCCCGCTTGGGCAATGGCCCGGTCGAACAGCGGCACGCCGTAGTTGAACTCGTGGTTGCCCACCGCCGCCGCGTCGTAGCGCATCACGTTCATCGCCGCGATGACCGGGTGCGGCCGCATCGAGTCCACGCGACCCGCGACGTAGGTCATCGCGTTGCCCTGCAGGAGGTCGCCGGCATCGACGAGGACGACGCGGTCGCGGGCCACGCGGCGGAGGGAATCGACGATGCTGGCGGCGCGCGCGAGGCCGCGGAGGCTGTCAGGGGCTCCAGCGGCGTAGTCCCAGCCGCGCAGGCGACCGTGGACGTCCGTGGTCGCGGCAATCTTGATGGTCAGGCGCTCCTGGGCCTGCAGGCCGCCCAAGGCCGAGATACAGAGCAGTCCCGCCACCGCGGGCGCAAGGCACTTTCGCAACATCTTGAAGAATACCGAAGCGTGACCGCGGTTGCAGGTGCGTGCGGAGTTGACGGCCGGCCCTCCCAACCCCCAACGTTCGGCGGCTACCTCCGATACAGGACCGTGACGTCCGTAACGCTTTTCGCGCCCGCCAGCCCCGGACAGATTCCTCGCGTGCTTCCTTCCCCCACTGCCGCGCGATGCGTCCGCTGATCATCGGGATCGCGGGGGGTTCCGGGTCGGGCAAGACGACCGTCGCCCGCAACCTCGCGTCGGCGCTGACCGAGACCCAGTGCGCGTTCCTCGATATGGACGCGTACTACCGGGACCACGACCGGCTGTCGCCAGACGCGTTGCGCAAACTCAATTGGGACCACCCGGACGCGTTTGACCTCGACCTCTTGGATACGCAGTTGCAGCAACTGGCGGCTGGGCAGGCGATCGACAAGCCGGTCTACGATTTCGTGCACCACCGACGCCAGGCCGCGGCCGAGCGCGTGGAACCGGCCGATGTCGTGGTGGTTGACGGCATCCTGCTGCTAGTGGACGAACGCATCCGGTCGCGCCTCGACATCAAGGTCTTCGTCGACACCGATGCCGACATCCGACTGGTCCGCCGCATCCGGCGCGACATGGCCATGCGCGGTCGGCAACTGGACGACGTCCTCGAGCAGTACCTCACCACGGTCCAACCCATGCACCTGAAGTTCGTCGAGCCGAGCAAGCGCTACGCCGACGTCGTGATCCCACGTGGCGGCGACAATAGCGTCGCCATCGACCTGTTGGTCGCTGCCGTGTCACGCCGCCTCGAAGGAGCGGGCGCGTGACCGCTGCCGTCGCCCCGACAGAACGCATCCTCGTCGTGGACGACGAGCCGGATATCGTCGCGCTCGTCGTCTACCATCTCGCGAAGGCCGGATACAAGGTGTCCAGCGCCTCCACCGGCACCGACGCGTTGGCGCTCGCCAAGCGCGACCGCCCAGCCCTGGTGGTGCTCGACCTGATGCTGCCGGGGATGTCCGGATTCGACGTCATCGCGCGGCTGCGTGAGGACGAAAGCACGCAAGGCATCGCCGTGCTGATGCTGACAGCGCGCAAGGAGGAACCGGACCGCATCCGCGGCCTCGAGCTCGGCGCCGACGATTACCTCACCAAGCCGTTCTCCCCGCAGGAACTGGTGCTGCGCGTCGGGGCGATCCTGCGCCGCGTGCATTCGCCCTCCGAGGCCAGCGACACGATCCACGCCGGTGCCATCCGCATCGACCGCTCGGCGCATCGCGTGACGGTACGGGACCACGAGGTCGAGCTCACTCCGACGGAGTTCAAGCTGCTGCTCACGTTGGCGGAGCGTCGCGGGCGCGTGCAGTCGCGTTCGCACCTGCTGGAGACGGTCTGGGACGCGGCGCCGGACATCCAGACGCGCACGGTGGACATGCACATCCAGCGCCTGCGCACCAAGCTGCACCCCGCCGGCGACCAAATCGAGACCGTGCGCGGCTTCGGGTATCGCCTCAAGGGAATGGGCAAGGACGCGTGAGGCTCACCCAGCGGCTCCTGCTGGGTGCATTCATCGTTGTCGGGTTCCTCTCGATCGCGCTGGTCATCTTCGTGGACGGCCAGCTGCGGGACCGCCTGCGCGAGGACGCCGAGGGCTTTCTCTCGCGCGAGGCCACGCTGACCGGCGTCCTCTGGCAGCGCGAACCCGGCGACCCCGACGCGTTGGCCGACCGTGTCGGCCGGGCCCTTGGCCGACGCGTCACGCTGGTGGACTCCCTCGGCGTCGTCCTGGGGGACTCGGAGTTCGACGGCGAAGGCCTGGCCAACCTGCAGAACCATCGGCAACGGCCCGAGATCGCGCGGGCCTTCATCGAGCGGATCGGATCGAGCGCGCGCCCCTCGCCGTCCACGGGCGATGAGGAGCTGTATGTCGCCGTACTGGTCGAGGGCCGCGGCGTCGCGCGGGTCTCCATCCCGACCCAGAGCCTGGAGCAGGTGACCGACGCCGCCCGCCGCGACGTGCTCAAGGCGTCGCTCTTGGCGTTGCTTGGAGCGCTGGTCATCGCGTTCTTCTTCTCGCGCTCCGTGTCGCGGCCCGTCGAGGAACTGCGCGACGTCGCCGAGGCCTTGGCCGACGGCGACCTCGAACGCCGGCCCACGCTGCGCGCGCCGGGCGAGGTGGGCGACCTGCAGCAGGCCCTGCGCGAACTGGCGGCGCAGCTGTCGGCGCGCCTCCACGCCCTTGAGGCCGACGAGACGCTGCTGGTGCAGCTGACCGAGTCGCTGAACGAGGGCGTCATTGCCGTGGATACCTCGCGACGCGTCGTGCGCATCAACGAGACGGCGCGGCGCCTGCTGGGGATGCGGGCGCCCCTACCCTTCGCCGTGGACGAGCTGCCGCGCGACGTGGCGCTGCGCGAGGCGCTCTCGTCGGCCTTCGCCGGCGACACGACGGAGGGCGCCGAGTTGGTGATCTTCGGCCGTACGCTGAACATCACCGCACGGCCGCTCACGGGCGGCGGCGCGGTGCTCGCCTTGTTCGACCTGACGCGCGTGCGCCGGCTCGAGGCCGTGCGGCGTGACTTTGTGGCGAACGTGTCGCACGAACTGCGCACGCCGCTGACCATCGTCGGCGGATTTGCGGAGACGATGGTGGAGGAGGAAGTCCCCAGCGATGTGCGCCGCCAGTTCGCCGAACGCATCCTCGGCAACACCCGGCGAATGCAGCGCATCGTCGACGACCTGCTCGACCTCTCGCGCATCGAGTCAGGTGGCTGGAAGCCCAATCCGCAGCCGATCGACCTCGTGGCGATGGTCAGCGAGGTGTTCCAGGCCGCCCGCGATGCGGCCGACCGCAAGGGACTCTCGCTGCATACGGAGATCCCGCCGGCCCAGTCGACCGTGTACGCCGATGCCACGGCGCTGCGACAGGTGGTCGGCAACCTGGTCGACAATGCGGTGCGCCACACCACGTCGGGCCACGTGACCGTGTTTGCGGCGCCGCACGAACGGGGCACCATCGTAGGCGTGCGCGACACCGGCAGCGGCATCGCGGCCGAGCACCTGCCGCGGATCTTCGAGCGCTTTTATCGCGTTGATCCGGGCCGTGCGCGTGAGGAAGGCGGCACGGGGCTTGGCCTGGCGATCGTGAAGCACCTCGTGGAGGCGCACGGGGGGCGCGCGCGCGCGGAGTCCGAGGTGGGCGCGGGAACCACCATTACGGCCCTGTTCCCGGCCGCCTCGGCGTAGAGCCAGCGCGGGCGGCAATCGCCGCGATTGTCACGCAAGCTGCCCCGCATCACGGGGGCCGTTACACGTTCGTTGCAGTTCCGTGGGAGGTCCGGTACCGGGTCTCGGGAGATTTGTGGTGTTCGGCGAGGGGTCCTGCGCCGGACCACCAACCTTTCCGCTTATCCCACGAGACGCCAATGCGCCGTGTTCTGTTTGTTCTTCTTGCTGGCCTGACCCTCACTGCCCCACTCAGCGCGCAGACGCCGACTGCGGGCCGCATCGTCGGCCGCGTGGTCGATGCCTCGAGCGGCGCCGGACTCGCCGAGGCGGGCATCCAGGTCGTCGGCACGACGATCGGTACGCGCTCCGGCGTGGACGGCCAGTTCTCCATCGCCGGCGTGCCGGCCGGAACGGTCACACTGATCGTGCGCCGCATCGGCTACGCGCAGAAGACCATCACCGGCCTGTTCCTCGAGGCCGGCAAGACGGTCGAGCAGAACGTCGCGCTCGAGCAGGCCAGCGTCGAACTGACGGCGCAGGTCGTGACCGCCGCCGCCGAGCGCGGCACGGTGGGTGAGGCGCTGGACGCGCAGAAGAACTCCATCAACGTCGTCAACAGCGTGACGTCCGAGCAGATCGCCAAGAGCCCCGACGGCGACGCGGCGCAGGCCGTGCAGCGCGTGTCGGGTGTGAGCGTGCAGGACGGCAAGTATGTGTTCGTCCGCGGCCTCGGCGAGCGGTACACGCAGGCCTCGCTCAACGGCGCGCGGATTCCTTCCCCGGAGCCGGAGAAGAAGGTCGTGCCGCTGGACCTGTTCCCGGCCGGCCTGCTGCAGACGATCACGACCGTGAAGACCTTCACGCCGGACCAGCCGGGTGACTTCTCGGGCGCGCAGGTGGACATCCAGACCAAGGAGTTCCCGGCGCAGCGCACCTGGGCGATGAGCACCAGCGTGGGCGGCTCGGACGCCGTGGTCGGTCGCAAGCTCCTGATGCCGATCCGCGTCGGTGGCGACCTGGTGGCGAACGGCGCGGTGCCGCGCTCGCTGCCCGGCTTCATCCAGCAGTACGGCAACTTCTCCAGCAGCGTGCCTGGACAGGCGGACTACAACCGGATGGTCTCGGACTTCCGCAACGCCTGGTCGCCGCGCGGGCAGGAGGGCGGCCTCAACGGCTCGACCTCGCTGTCGGTCGGCGGCAACGATCCAGTCTTTGGTCGTCGCATCGGTTATCTCGTGAGCGGCACCTATTCGTACGGCCAGGAAGCGCGCGTGGACAACGTGCGCGCGCTGGCGCTGGCGCAGTCGGGCGCGACACCGTCGGCAATCGACCGCTACACCGGCGACGTCGGCAAGCAGTCGGTGCTCTGGGGCGGCCTGGCGAACTTCTCGACGCTGCTGGGCTCGCGCACGCGCCTCGCGCTGAACAACACCTACAACCGCACGATGGACTCGGAGGCCCGCCGCGAGGAGGGCGTCTCGGAGAACATTGGCATCCCCTTCATCATCACGCGGCAGAAGTATGTGGAGCGGAGCATCCGCTCCTCGCAGCTGCTGCTGCAGAGCGACCTGACGACGAACCAGAAGTTCGAGGCCGCCATCACGGCGTCGGGCGTGACGCGCAAGGAGCCGGACCGCTCGGAGTTCGTGCAGGCGATCTTCACCGACCCGGGCACGGGCGCCCCGATGGCGCCGCAGTGGTTCGCCGCGTCCAACGAGGGCGCGGTGCGCACCTTCGCGGACCTCCGGGAGTCGGGCATCGAGGGTCGCGCGCACTGGCGCATCCAGTTCGGCGAGCCGGGCCGCTCGACGGCTCTCAAGGTGGGCGGCCTCGGCCGCCACGCCGGCCGCGACGCCATCAACACGGCGTACAGCATCAATGGCTCGGGCCTCACGCAGGCGGACCGCGAGCTGGCGCCCGAGCAGATTTTCGCGCGCTACCTGAACAGCTCCGACAACGTCTGGCGCGTGACGCCGATCGGCGTCGGCGGTTCCTACGACGCCAGCGACTACCTCTTCGCCGGCTTCGCGATGGTGGAGAAGGAGTTCGGGCCGAAGTGGCAGCTGATCACCGGCGCGCGCGCCGAGTATTCGGACGTGCTGGTGCGCTCGGAGCCGACGGTCGGCGCCCGCACCTCGACGAACCCGACGTTCATGGACGTGCTGCCGGCCATAGCCATCACGTATCGCCCGGGCCAGCGCACGAACATCCGTCTCTCGGCGTCGCAGACGGTGTCGCGGCCGGAGTACCGTGAGCTCGCGCCGATCCAGTACCGCGAGGTCATCGGCTTCGACAACGTGATCGGCAACCCGAACCTCCAGCGCGCGCTGATCCAGAACTACGACCTGCGCTGGGAGTTCTATCCCTCGCAGGGCGAGGTGATCAGCCTGGCCGCCTTCGCCAAGCGCTTCACCGACCCCATCGAGCGCGTGTACATCGGCTCGTCAGGTACGCGCATCATCACCTTCGTGAACGCGAAGGGCGCCGACAACTTCGGCCTCGAGCTGGAGGCACGGAAGTTCCTCGACTTTATCAACCCCTACCTGGCCAACATGGCGGTGACCACGAACGCCACGGTGATGGCGTCGGAAATTCGTCTCGACGCGACCTCGGCGTCGGTGACCAACGCCAACCGCGCGATGGTGGGCCAGGCCCCGTACATGTTCAACGCCGGCCTGCAGTGGACGTCGAACTCGGGCGGCACCAGCGCCTCGGTGCTGTACAACGTCGTCGGCAAGCGCATCACGGACGCCGGCGAGATCCCGCTGCCGAACGTCGAGGAGCTCGAGCGCCACATCGTCGACTTCTCGCTGCGCTTCCCGGTGACGGAGCAGATCAGCGCCCGCTTCGATGCGAAGAACCTGCTCGACGCGCCGTACCGCATCGTACAGGGTCCGGTGACGCGCGAGTCGTATCGCGTGGGCCGCGGCTTCACGCTGGGGCTGAACTGGCGCCCGTAGCATCGCAACGCGGCGGTCGCGCCGCTGTGACTGGGCTGTGACGAAAGCGCCATCGTGCAGAGACACGATGGCGCTTTTGTACTGATGTGCCCGTCACGCGACGCCCACGAAGGCGCGCCCACTTCCATTCCACTGGAACCCCAATGCTTCGACTCACTGCCCTCCGCACCGCGAGCATCGGCCTGCTCGCCCTGACGCTCGCGGCCTGCAACGAAGACGACACCACGACCGGCCCGACCGAATCCGGGGCGGCGGTGATCGCCGCGAACATCACGGCGGACCGCACGCTCTACAAGGACACGGTCTACACCCTGCAGGGCTTCGTGCAGGTCACCAACGGTGCCACGTTGAACATCCAGGCGGGCACGGTGATCCAGGGCGACTTCGCCACCGTCGGCTCCTCACTGTTCATCACACGCGGCGCGCGCATCAACGCCATCGGCACGGCCGCCGAGCCCATCGTCTTCACCTCCTCGCGTCCGGTGGGCTCCCGACAGGCTGGCGACTGGGGCGGACTGATCATCATCGGCAACGCGACGATCAACCGCTCGGGTACGGTGGTGCTTGAGGGCACCGGCACCGGCCCGTCGAATCCGTCGCAGCAGTACTCGGGCGGCACCGACGACCTCTCCAACAGCGGCACGCTGCGCTACGTGCGCGTCGAGTTCGCCGGGTACGCGACGGCGACGGACGCCGAGCTCAATACCTTTACGCTCGCGGCCGTGGGCTCGGGCACGACGCTCGAGTACCTGCAGTCGCTGTACGGGCTCGACGACTCCTTTGAGTTCTTCGGCGGCACGGTGGACGGCAAGTACTTCGTCTCCTATGAGTCGGGCGACGACCACTTCGACATGTCGGAAGGCTATCGCGGGCGCCTGCAGTATCTCATTGCCTACCAGTCGCGCCTGGTGGTGCCGCGCGCTGGCGCCGGCAACACCTCGTCGGATCCGCAGGGCATCGAGAACGACGGCTGCGCCGGCGCGGGCTGCGACCTCGGCCAGCTCTCGACGCCGTACACGACGCCAGTCGTCGCGAACTTCACCCTCGTTGGCGCGGGCGCTGGCACGGATATCGACGCCACCAGCGGCGGTTATGGCCTCGTGCTGCGCCGCGGCACGGGTGGCTACTACGTGAACGGGCTCGTGGCCCGCTGGCCCAAGGCCGGCTTCTCGCTGCGCGACTCCACGACCATCGCCCGCGTGACCGGTGGCCAGTTCGACGCCCGCAACATCCTCGTGCTCGAGTCGCCGATGATCTTCGGCACGGCCTCCAGCGGCCTGTTCCTCGCCGACTCAGCGGCGCGCAACATCGTGCGGGACGGTGCGGTCACCATGGCGGCGAATACCACGACCTTCACGCTGCCGGCCACCTCGGCCGCCTCCTTCGACTGGACACCGCCGGGCGGATCGCTGGCCGCGACCGGCGGCCTGACCGTCTTTGCTGGCAACATGGCCACTGCCGCCGGCACCGCGGTGTCCGGCACTGCCTACCGCGGCGCCGCCGCGCCGGGTGGCGTGAAGTGGTGGGCCGGCTGGACGCGCTACGCGACCAACTGACCCAGTAGATTGTGGGAGCGGCCGGTGCCCGGATCCGGGCGCCGGCCGCTCCGGCATTCACGACCTTTTTCCATGCGCAACGTCCTTCCCTTTCTCATCGCGCTGGTGGCTGTCGTTGGCTGTGACCGCAACCGCAGCGAGCAGGCCGCGTCCGACGTCCCACACCAGGAAGTCCACGTGGACAGCGCGCTGCCGATCGACACGCTGCTGGCCCGGTTCCGGGCCACGGTGGCGGATACGCCCCGCCGCCTGGACGGCGGCGCGCGCGATGCCGAGGCGCTGACGCGTGCCCTGCTGACGGCGCTGCAAGAGCAGGACACGGCGGCGCTCCGTCAGCTGGTGCTCACCCGCAGCGAGTTCGCCTGGCTGTACTATCCGCACACGAAGTTCACGGCGCCGCCGTATGAGCTCGGGCCCGAGCTGCTCTGGTTCCAGCTGCAGTTGGCCAGCGAGAAGGGGGCCACGCGCCTCGTGCGCCGCTACGGCGGCTCGTCGCTCCGCTTCGAGGCGCTCGAGTGCCCGGACAGTGTCAGCGTCGAAGGGCCGAACCGTGTGGTCACCGGGTGCCGAGTCCGATTCGCGGCCGCCGACTCCGCCGCGCGGACCATGCGGCTGTTCGGGTCATTGCTGGAGCGCGACGGACGCGTCAAGTTCGTGACGTATGCCAATGACCTGTAGGTCGGCTTGACCGTCCCGCCGCGCTCCCGTGTCCTCCTGCAGTCCGTCGCCTTCGGGTGGCTGGGACTGCTGGTCGGCTTTGCTGTCGGCGTCGAATGGATTCGTTCGCGGAGCGAGCCGCCGCTTCC
Protein-coding sequences here:
- a CDS encoding TonB-dependent receptor, whose translation is MRRVLFVLLAGLTLTAPLSAQTPTAGRIVGRVVDASSGAGLAEAGIQVVGTTIGTRSGVDGQFSIAGVPAGTVTLIVRRIGYAQKTITGLFLEAGKTVEQNVALEQASVELTAQVVTAAAERGTVGEALDAQKNSINVVNSVTSEQIAKSPDGDAAQAVQRVSGVSVQDGKYVFVRGLGERYTQASLNGARIPSPEPEKKVVPLDLFPAGLLQTITTVKTFTPDQPGDFSGAQVDIQTKEFPAQRTWAMSTSVGGSDAVVGRKLLMPIRVGGDLVANGAVPRSLPGFIQQYGNFSSSVPGQADYNRMVSDFRNAWSPRGQEGGLNGSTSLSVGGNDPVFGRRIGYLVSGTYSYGQEARVDNVRALALAQSGATPSAIDRYTGDVGKQSVLWGGLANFSTLLGSRTRLALNNTYNRTMDSEARREEGVSENIGIPFIITRQKYVERSIRSSQLLLQSDLTTNQKFEAAITASGVTRKEPDRSEFVQAIFTDPGTGAPMAPQWFAASNEGAVRTFADLRESGIEGRAHWRIQFGEPGRSTALKVGGLGRHAGRDAINTAYSINGSGLTQADRELAPEQIFARYLNSSDNVWRVTPIGVGGSYDASDYLFAGFAMVEKEFGPKWQLITGARAEYSDVLVRSEPTVGARTSTNPTFMDVLPAIAITYRPGQRTNIRLSASQTVSRPEYRELAPIQYREVIGFDNVIGNPNLQRALIQNYDLRWEFYPSQGEVISLAAFAKRFTDPIERVYIGSSGTRIITFVNAKGADNFGLELEARKFLDFINPYLANMAVTTNATVMASEIRLDATSASVTNANRAMVGQAPYMFNAGLQWTSNSGGTSASVLYNVVGKRITDAGEIPLPNVEELERHIVDFSLRFPVTEQISARFDAKNLLDAPYRIVQGPVTRESYRVGRGFTLGLNWRP